TTCCTGCCGCGGACGTGCCGGAATGCGGAGCGGTCTTGTGGGCCTACGCCCAGACACAGGAAGAAGCCGATAGCCGTTTGGCAGCCTTTCTGGACGAGGTGCTCGATAAAGCCCAAGGCTTCCAAGGCAAGCTTTATGAACCGGACGAAGCCGTGCAATGGGCGCTGAGTCACCCTGGTAAAGGCCCGGTGATCATTGCCGATGCTCACGACAACCCCGGTGGCGGCGCCAGCTCCGATACCTGTGGCCTCTTGCGCGCCTTGCTGAAAGCCAAGGTATCGGATGCCGCTTTAGGCTTGATCGTGGACCCGGAAAGCGCTGCTCTGGTGCACCAGGCAGGTGCCGGTAAAACCATCGAACTGTCCCTGGGCGGTAAATCCGGTGTCCCCGGCGATATGCCCTTGCATGCTCGCTTTTATATCGAGTCCGTATCCGATGGCCAGTTCCGCGCCACCGGCCCGTACTACGCAGGCTGTGCCATGAACCTGGGGCCCAGTGCCTGTTTGCGCATAGAAGGCGTGCGTATCGTTCTGGCCTCCTACAAGTCGCAGATGGCAGATCAAAGCATGTTCCGTTTTGTTGGGATAGAGCCAGAGCAGATGAAGATACTGGTCCTGAAAAGCGCCGTGCACTTCAGAGCGGACTTTGGCAGCATCAGTGACCGCATCATTGTCGGAGCAGCACCGGGAGGAGTTTCCATGCGCACGACCGACTTGCCGTGGGAGCGTTTACCGGCAGAACGCCTGCTGTATCCCGGTGGCCCCAGCCTGTCTCAATGGCGAGTCATGCAATCAGAAGGGCGGGCCTGTTCACAATAGCTTTGCATTTTTTACCCAAGTAGGTATACTCCTGCCTTCACGGTTTTGATGCGGATTAGCTCGGTAAAATGAGCTTTGAAAATCAGGCCGCCTGTTCAGACAAGTGTGGATTTCAATCGGCACCGAGATTAACTATCAATAATCTCGAATCGAAAGAAAAAACCTAAAAAACACTTGCAAGAAAGGAAGAACAGGGTTATAGTTTAATTCTTTCGGGGCGTAGCGCAGCCTGGTAGCGCACTTGCATGGGGTGCAAGGGGTCGAAGGTTCAAATCCTTCCGTTCCGACCAAATTTAAAAAGGCCTACAGCATTTTTGCTGTAGGCCTTTTTCATTGCGGCGGGGGTTGGAGCTCGTGCTTGGGGCTTGCTGACGTTCCTTGTGTATTGATCGCCAGACCCGGACGTAGATAGACAAGCTATTTATCGGTTTATGGCCTATCCTGTAGTACCGCCCTGACATTTGTTGGGGTAGCCATTGACCAATGGAGGTCACAATGGACAAGAGAGGTAAACCGCCTAAGAAGGCAAGTACACGCAAGTCTGAGCTCGCCCCGCCGCAAACGGGGTGGCCAGCTCAGGCTCCCAACGAGGGGATCAAGCGAGCCAGTGCTGCTCATGATCATAAACCTACAGGAAGAGGCGCAGTGCGGGGCAGATAACCCCTCGAGACTTGAATGACTCTTTTTAGCCTGTGTCAAAGAAAAGGCCTGCAATGTCAACATTGCAGGCCTTTTTGATTGGCATTTGCACTGCGTGCTAGTGCTGAAGATTCTGCGACATAGCCGGTGATAGCTTGGAGCCCAGGCAAGAGCTCCAACGGACACACTCATATAATCACAATGTTTTGCACTTTGAGCGTTGGCATGAGGATTTTTTTAGCTTCTCCAGGGGCTTGCGAACAGGGGCCAACAACAGCCATAAACTCGTGCTTGAGGCTGAGTGCAGAGGATAAGGTTAAAAAAATGACACCGGGTGCACAGATTACCGGGGCGTTGATAGGCCCCTTTACGCTCCTGAAGGGCTGTGCTCCAGACGTTGGTCAGAGCGGGGAAAAGTTTTTATTGTTATTGGAGTCGTCAGGGGGAGGGCTGTCGCCGTAATCTTTGGCGGTCCCGTATTGCAGACTCGTTGGGGCGAGTCTGCGAAAGCTACTTATTTGCCTTTCGGTTGGTCCTGCGGAGCTTTGCCATCTTTCTTGTCGTCAGGATGCATGGCCGCTTTTCGATCAGGAGAAGGTGATGGGTTTTGGGGAGGGGCTTGGGGTTTGTTGGGAGAGCCCGTTGTTTGTGTCATGAGAGACTCCAATAGGTGAATCATTGCAGCAAATCAGACGTGTTGAGGGTACTGCTTTGCGCCTTGATGCACGGATAGTTAGTTAAAAATGGATTGATCGTTTTGCGCTGGAGGAGGGTGGCGAGGTTTCTTGTCGCCGATGGGCTCATCGTTTGCAGGTAGCGTCTGATCGTCTTCGTGGATCCGTTCGATTTCGACGGGGCGTTTGTCGCGGGGGTCCGGGACAGTGGGTTCGGCGGGGTCGGTGGCCGCGAGAAGGGGGAAGCGAAGCAAGTTAACTTTTCTTCCAATGGACCGAAGATAGTGTGTCATAGGCACTCCTGCCATGACTGGCGGGATATTTCTCAGAGAGTCTGAGCAACAGCGCCAGTAGCGCCTTCAAGGTGTCAATGAGAAGGTCTAAGTTCATACTAGGCTGATCCTGAAAATACCCACTATGATAATTTGTAAATCATTGTATTTTAAGGGGAAATTCAGTCTGTACGCTCTGCTTTAGATCTGTTTGAAAAGCTGGAGAGGGCTATACTGACCGTTCATTTAACCGCTGATTAGAGAGGGCGCCATGAATACAGAAGTCTCATCAGGAGGTGGGCAATGGGATGATGATGGCGGATCTCAATTGAAAGCCTTGGCCGTTGCACGAGCAGTGGATCAGCTAGACGAAGATGATCAGTTGATACTTGGTTTTTTGGGGGCATCGCTGTTGAGCTTGTGGGATGATTTGCCTGCCAATGAGCAACAGAGGCTGTTGAACAGTCAGACTATCAAAAGTGCTTTTGATAAAGCAGAAATCAAAACTCGGATTCAGCGGCTGGAAGAACATATCAAACTATTAAAATAATTAGTCGTCAGCTTGGGATGCAGGTCACTATGGCGGGCTTGTTTTTATGTGCCGGGAACTTGTGGGAGATGTACCTTGCAGCTTACCGTGTCACCTTCAAAAACTAGCTTGACACTATCGCTGGGTAGAAACGGAGTTCCGGGAGCACCCAGGACGGTGCATTCATGAAGAATGATGAGGGAGTTTTGAGCTTGATTGGTCATCTGCCTTAAAACTGGAACTTTTGGGGAGCCCCAGATTCGCTTATTTCCATTGCGATGCAGCTCTCTAAAATGGAATAACTGCCGCCGGTCGTGCGTGCCACGCGGTCGCAATAAGTGCTTGTCTTGCTGGGGACAGAATCCCACATTCTTTTTAAGTGGTTGTAGGCAGTCTGCTCCATTTTGATGCATTCGTTTGTGATTATTGCCGAACCTCCTGAAACGGCGGAGACGCTTTCACAGTAGGAGTTTGGATCGTATCGGGGTAGCTCAGCAGCATGAGCGGTTGATGACATGCAAAAAGCAGTGGTTCCGATCAAGGCTATTTTTATCTTCATAATCTCTCCAATGACGATTTGCTTTTAAAGGCAAGGAGCCAGGTGGCTCCTTGTTTTTCATGTTGTCATTGCTTGTTCGTTCGGTTTATATGTTCAAGATTGATAGGAGCATGAGATTTCAGGATTTTTTTATTTGATCAGGTCCTGACTAGCTTTATTACCACCCCCAGCAAGTTCCGGCCGCAGGCTTGCCGCAATTGCGGTAGTTCACTGCAAACCACAGCTTTCCCGCGCCCCGTGGGCTGCCGTCAGATTTGACGTCGTTGCGTGGCAGTTCTTCCAAGGTGTCACGCGCTGTTTTAGTGACGGAGTCACTAGCAGCGTCGGCCTCAAGAATGATGCGGCCTAAAGCTGCCGCATCACGGTCTTCAAAGACCAGATCCGTGTCTTTCAGCGCCGTCATTTTCAGGGAAGCATCACGCACGGCAGCGGCGTAGCTGTCGTCCGAACCACCGGGCTTCAAGGCCTTGTTCAAAGTGCTGACGGCCAGAATCTGGGTAGGTGTGGCGGGTGGAGCCATCAGGTAGTCGTCCAGTTTAGTCAAGTGGCCCTCTGAAGCTTGGCGACGCAGCCAGTCGCCCCACAGAAACTCCGCGTATTCAGGCAGGTTGCCGTTTTTATAGGCAACGTCGCGGGTGAAGTACACGAGGGAGCGATAGCGGTCTTCCTGCATGCCATCGGCTTCTTTTTCACTGGCCAGACCAACACGGGTAGGCAGTTGTTCGACGGTGATAGCCTGGTTGTCACCATCACGCAGCCAGACCAGTTTTTCCTTGCTCATGCGCTCCCAGAAGGCAGATGCCTCGCGGATATCGCTGTAGTTGGCGCTGACTTTGACCCAGACGGGCAGTTTGGGGCCGCCGTCAGGGATCTCGCGCAGGGAGGAGAAAGTGTGGTGGCCATCGGTCAGGTACAGATTGCCGTCCCAGCCTACGACCACGGTTTTAAGGTTTTCTGTTTGCGAGCCCAACGGGTCTTTACACAGATACGTGGTGGGCTGGTCCAGGCGGGCAGCTTGAGCCTCAGCGATGGTCAGAAATTTCTGGGCACGCTCGGTACCGCCCATATCCTCGCAGTAGTCGTCAAACTTCTTGCCGATGGTGCGATTCAGGTAGTCCAGTTGCTGCTTGGGATTGTTAGCCCAGGTAGGGCGATCCAGATCGCCTTGCCAGCGGCCGAGCTTGTAGTAGACCTGATCGTAGCCAATGGCCGCTTGGGTGGGATGCAGCTCTTCGATGCGGACTTTGATGACATCGCCTGCTTTGCTGTCCAGATAGGCGGTGTTGCGAGGAGGTTCCGGCTCTTCAGTGACGGGTGGCGTAACGACGGGGGCTTCGGGGGAGTGGCTGCCGCCTGTGCTGGAGCCGCTGTCGCAGGCTGCCAAGGCCAAGGGCAGCAGGGCGATACCCAGGGCACGCTGAAGCTGTTGTCGGGCGGGGACAAGAGAGTGCAAAGAAACGAGGTTCATGGTCCGTTGGGGATTTTGTTGGAAGATCCTAGATCATGAGGGATGGGTATTGCCGGAACATTGCATTCAGAAACATTCATCGCTTGTGCTGGAGAGGGGGCTGCTTGTCACGGCGGGGGGTGAAATTGTGACCAGCTCGCTCAGTCCTCTCTCAGGCGGACTGAATCCCGTAAACTGTCCACGCTTGAATTAAATTGATAAATCACTTCCAGGCTGTGGGAGCTGGTTTTAAAAGGTCATTAATGTCGCTCTACAAAAAAGCCTGGCTGTTTACCCTGTTCAATATCTTGCTCCTGGTGGCCTTGTATTTTGGGCTGCCGGTGTTCGGCCGTGTGTTGGGGACATTGGGGTTTTTGGTGTTTGGCTTTTACATTCTGGGTCAGGGCCTGGTGGCCATGACGGTTTTTACTTGCCCAAAGTGTGGCCTGTCGCCGTTCATGGGTAGCCAGAGCCTGTTCACCAGCTATTCGCCGTTTCCGCGCAAGAAGTGTGGTCAATGCGGACATGACCACACTCAGACTGAGTAGGGCAAGCTGCGATCCGGCGATCCGGCGCGGTGATCGCTTGTTGACTCAGTCATTGCGCAGCGGGTTTTCCTTCCTGGATTAGTCCGGGTGATGGTTGTGATCCACCACCATATTGTCTCCAAAGGTGGAGAATTTGGCGGTGACCTCGGCAGGCAGTTTGGCTTCAGCCTCGCTGGTGTTCTTGACCAGGCGTTCTGCCGCTTCAGTGCTCATGCCGGCCATGGTCAGGGTCTCGACGTCGTTCAAGCCATCGCCGCCGCACATATGAACATTCCATGCCCCATGGCGACTCTTTAATAACGCACGACCACCACGCGTCAGTTGTGTCCAACCGGCCAGGGCGTAGTCACCTTCGATCACGACAGGCTCCACCACCAGAGGCGCTTCGGGGCTGTCCCAAATTGCCTTCATGGCGTGAGAGATGCGATCAGCCTCTGAAGGCGCAGCGCGAGCCACGCCGGTGATCATGGCGAGCAAGATGAGCAAAGCCACGGCGAAGAAAAGACCATGGCGTGCCACCTTGAAGGTCTGGTGATGTTGTGAAGCTGTTTTCATGAAAACTCCTTGTTTCTCAAGCTAATAAAGGACAGGGTGGGGCTTTCGCTCCGAGCAGAGTGCTCATCTGACTGCTTGGCAGCCTGGGAGCCGTGATCTGGCATGCAAGGATCAACAGCTGTGATGTGACGTGCATGGCAAACCCCTTGAAAAGATGCAACAAAAACGGGATCAATACTGGATCTGCACACCGGCAAAGACAGATCGCCCTGTACCCGGCTCGAACAAGGGTGAGGAGGCGGTGGCGTCGTCCGTAATGCTAGCGCTGGCGATGTATCGACGATCGGTCAGGTTACGGCCGTCTATATAGAAGGAGTAGGGGCCGCGCTCCCAGCCAGCTCGCAAGCCCAGCAAGGCATAGGAACTGGTCTTGGTGGTGTTGGCGTTGTCTACGTAATAGGCCTGCGGCACCCATTCCACATTGGGGCCAATGTGAAAGCCTGAAGGGTGCTTGTAGATAATCTCTGCGCGCAGATAGTGCTTGGGCACACCGGGCATTTGATTGTTGTTCCAGTCCTGATCGTTGTCGAACTTGAAGTTGCTGTAGGTGTAGGCGCCTTTGATGTCCAGGCTGTCACTTTGCAGACCTTGCACCAACAAGCCACGGGCGGCTGTCCATTGCACACCCAGTTCTATACCCTGGTGAGTGGTGCGATCCGCGTTGACGGTCTTGTCGCAAATGTTCCAGGGCGCGCTGATGCATTGCAGCTCATTTTTGACGCGCGCATGGTACAGCGAGACATCCCAGGCCACGTCCCCGCTTTCTCCTCGGGTGCCAATTTCGAAGGTGGTGGCGCGTTGAGCTTGCAGGCGATCCAGATCATTGCTGGTCGAGAACGTCATATCGTCAAACGTAGGCGGCTCGGCGCTGCGGGAAATATTGCCGTAGATTTGCCACTGCGGACCTGCATCCCACAACAGCCCTAATTTGGGATTGAAGAAGTGGTAGCTCTTGTCCCCGGAGCGGGTGGTGGGCAGGCCGCCGTTGTACAGGTCCTGGCGTTTGCGTTGAGCATGCAAGTATTGCAGGCCGGTGATCAGGGACAAGTCCGAGCCTAGACTCCAGGCGTTTTCGGCATAGGCACTCAGGTTGTTGGACCTGTCTTTGCTGGCAGATAGTTTTTCCAGTCGTTTACCTCCCACGTTTACCGAGTTTTGGGCATCAATCTTGCCGGCCGACCAGGTCAGGCCCAGCGTGAGGCGATTGTCTCTGCCCGCAAGCGGGCTGGTGTTGACCAACCTACCGTAGACGCCGTAGCTGCTCGTGTCCCTATCAACGAATTGATAAATAGGGTGTCGCAACGAACTTTGTTCAAACCAGCCACCTAGTTCGTACTGCGTCTCGCCCATGACCAGCACTGTGCGGTTGGCAATGCGGCCGCCGTCCAGGTTGAGCTGCCAGTCCTGCTCCTTGTTTTCCTTGGCGGCTTGCCGTGGATTATTCAGAGCCTGATCGCGGCTGACGGAGCCGGGAATATCCTGGTGAATCTGGTAGCCGCTCACGAAAAAACGGGTTTCTGCCCGGTCTGACAAACGCCAGCCCAGGTTCGCACTGGCTCGCGAGGAATGGCCAGCACTTTGTTCTCTATAACCATCCTGGGTTTGCCAGGAGCCGGAAACTACACCATCCAGTTTTTCGCCCGCAAAGCCGCTGCTCAGTTGCACGCGTCGCCGGCCAAAACTACCGGCATCCAGACGTCCTTGAAAGGCGTCGGCATCATGTCCGGTAGGGGTGACGAAGTTGATGGCTCCGCCCAAGGTGGCGGCTCCGTATTGCAAGGCATTGGCACCTTTATAGACCTCGGTATAGTGGTAGGCCGTAGGGTCGATGCGATGAAAATTGCTGCTGCCGTCCGGGTCGTTCAGTGGAATGCCATCCTGGTACAGGCTGATGCCGCGCAGATGGTAATAACGTGACAGGCCCGAGCCACGTATGGACAGGCGTGCATCATCACCCCATTTGGGCTGTGCAAACACCCCCGGTGTGTAGTCCAGCATGTCTTTGACGGTGGCGGCTTTGGTATCACGCCAGGCGCTCTCTGGCACCAGAGCGACGCCGCCCGCGGTGTGTTCAATATTTTTTTGAGCAGTTTGCAGGTCCGGCACAGTCAGACTTTTGCCACGCTCTGGAGTGACGACGACGGGGGCCAGCGTTGGCGTCTGTGCATGGACAAGGCTGGCCCAGGAACTGGAAAACAGCAAGGCGAGAGTCAGGACGCTGAGTCGTGCGCGTGCTGATCCTTGGGCCAATGGAACAGAGGGCAGAAAGGGGGCGGCCTGCACGGCGCATGCCTGTGCAGAAACAGAAAAAATGGACATAAAAAAAACCTTGAATGACTTCGCTGAAAAGCGACTGCATAGACGGCAGTCGGCTACGAGAGATCAAGCAAGGTTGGCAGGGG
This genomic window from Alcaligenes faecalis contains:
- a CDS encoding M81 family metallopeptidase — translated: MRIAVAGFQHETNTFGPAMATMADFEHGGGWPGMCRAEAIEPALRGANIPAAGFMAAAAQAGVECVPLLWAAASPSAPVEAMTYEAIVAEILYRLEQVLPVDAVYLDLHGAMVAEHRDDGEGHLLVLVREMVGPDVPVVASLDLHANVSDTMLAQADMLVAYKTYPHVDMGQTGERAFQALMRCLQSGRRPELAWHRLPFLIPAIWQSTEMEPAASLYRHLSSLEEIEGEGSVSFAMGFPAADVPECGAVLWAYAQTQEEADSRLAAFLDEVLDKAQGFQGKLYEPDEAVQWALSHPGKGPVIIADAHDNPGGGASSDTCGLLRALLKAKVSDAALGLIVDPESAALVHQAGAGKTIELSLGGKSGVPGDMPLHARFYIESVSDGQFRATGPYYAGCAMNLGPSACLRIEGVRIVLASYKSQMADQSMFRFVGIEPEQMKILVLKSAVHFRADFGSISDRIIVGAAPGGVSMRTTDLPWERLPAERLLYPGGPSLSQWRVMQSEGRACSQ
- a CDS encoding ParB/Srx family N-terminal domain-containing protein — protein: MNLVSLHSLVPARQQLQRALGIALLPLALAACDSGSSTGGSHSPEAPVVTPPVTEEPEPPRNTAYLDSKAGDVIKVRIEELHPTQAAIGYDQVYYKLGRWQGDLDRPTWANNPKQQLDYLNRTIGKKFDDYCEDMGGTERAQKFLTIAEAQAARLDQPTTYLCKDPLGSQTENLKTVVVGWDGNLYLTDGHHTFSSLREIPDGGPKLPVWVKVSANYSDIREASAFWERMSKEKLVWLRDGDNQAITVEQLPTRVGLASEKEADGMQEDRYRSLVYFTRDVAYKNGNLPEYAEFLWGDWLRRQASEGHLTKLDDYLMAPPATPTQILAVSTLNKALKPGGSDDSYAAAVRDASLKMTALKDTDLVFEDRDAAALGRIILEADAASDSVTKTARDTLEELPRNDVKSDGSPRGAGKLWFAVNYRNCGKPAAGTCWGW
- a CDS encoding copper uptake system-associated protein, which translates into the protein MKTASQHHQTFKVARHGLFFAVALLILLAMITGVARAAPSEADRISHAMKAIWDSPEAPLVVEPVVIEGDYALAGWTQLTRGGRALLKSRHGAWNVHMCGGDGLNDVETLTMAGMSTEAAERLVKNTSEAEAKLPAEVTAKFSTFGDNMVVDHNHHPD
- a CDS encoding TonB-dependent receptor family protein; this translates as MSIFSVSAQACAVQAAPFLPSVPLAQGSARARLSVLTLALLFSSSWASLVHAQTPTLAPVVVTPERGKSLTVPDLQTAQKNIEHTAGGVALVPESAWRDTKAATVKDMLDYTPGVFAQPKWGDDARLSIRGSGLSRYYHLRGISLYQDGIPLNDPDGSSNFHRIDPTAYHYTEVYKGANALQYGAATLGGAINFVTPTGHDADAFQGRLDAGSFGRRRVQLSSGFAGEKLDGVVSGSWQTQDGYREQSAGHSSRASANLGWRLSDRAETRFFVSGYQIHQDIPGSVSRDQALNNPRQAAKENKEQDWQLNLDGGRIANRTVLVMGETQYELGGWFEQSSLRHPIYQFVDRDTSSYGVYGRLVNTSPLAGRDNRLTLGLTWSAGKIDAQNSVNVGGKRLEKLSASKDRSNNLSAYAENAWSLGSDLSLITGLQYLHAQRKRQDLYNGGLPTTRSGDKSYHFFNPKLGLLWDAGPQWQIYGNISRSAEPPTFDDMTFSTSNDLDRLQAQRATTFEIGTRGESGDVAWDVSLYHARVKNELQCISAPWNICDKTVNADRTTHQGIELGVQWTAARGLLVQGLQSDSLDIKGAYTYSNFKFDNDQDWNNNQMPGVPKHYLRAEIIYKHPSGFHIGPNVEWVPQAYYVDNANTTKTSSYALLGLRAGWERGPYSFYIDGRNLTDRRYIASASITDDATASSPLFEPGTGRSVFAGVQIQY